The window CTTGCGATCGATCCGACCAGCCCGTTCTCGGGCGGCGCGATCCTGGGCGACCGGATCCGCATGCAGTCGCACTACACCGACGAGGGGGTGTTTATCCGCTCGATGGCGACCCGTGGCACGATGGGAGGTCTGGCGCCCGCTTCGCACGACGCGATCGATATTCTGGATGCCGCCGGGTTCGATTGGATTCTGGTCGAGACCGTCGGTGTCGGCCAGGACGAGGTCGATATCGTCCGCAGTGTCGATACTGTGGTCGTCGTGACACTGCCCGGCCTCGGCGACGACATTCAAGCGATCAAGGCCGGCTTGATGGAGATCGCCGACGTCTTCGTGATCAACAAGGCCGACCGCGAGGGCGTCGATCGCAGCAAGCACGATCTCGAGTTGATGATCTCGATGGCCGAGAAGCCGAAATGGAGACCGCCGATCGTCACGACCGTGGCCAGCCGCGGCGAGGGCATTCAACGGGTGATCGAGGAAGTCGGGAAGCACCGCGCGTGGTTGGTCGAGACCGGCGAGATTCGAGAACGGCGCAAGACGCAGCTGCGACTGCGCCTCGAGAATCTCCTCAAGGAAAAAGTCCTTCTGCTCGCCGACGAAGTCGTGGGGCTGGATGCCGAGGTGGAGCGCGGTTTGAGCGAGCGCGACGATCCCTATCTCCTCGCGGACCATGTGTTCGCCGAGGTCATTTCCGCGAGTCGCCTAGAGGAGGAAGCCATTGATTAGTGGAATCGACCATGTCGGAATTGCGGTCGAGTCGATCGACGAGGCGAAGCGGTTCTACCAGGCCCTGGGTCTCGAGGTCGCGGCGGTGGAGGAGGTCCCCCAGGACGGCGTGCGCGTGGCGATGATTCCGGTCGGGGGCACTCGGATCGAGCTGCTCGAGGCGATCCGCGACGACTCACCGGTGGCCAAGTTCCTCCAGAAGAGAGGCGAAGGAATACACCATGTCTGTCTGGCGACCAACGACATCCGCGCGGATGACGAGCAGTTGCGCGGTGCCGGGGCGCATCTTATTAGAGAGGAACCCACGTGTGGAGCCGAGGGCTGTTGGGTGCAGTTTGTTCATCCCCGAAGCGCAAGCGGAGTACTGATCGAGCTCTCCCAGCGAGACTCCGGAGGCGCTTCCGAGAGAGAGCGGGACGGGTGATGCTCACGCCCGGCTCCATTGTGATCGCGCATCTGGTCAATCCCACCGAGAAGCTGTGGGGGCTACTCGAGGGCCTGGATGCCAGCGGTGTCGTGTTACGAGGGATCAATATCTCGAGCTTTGACGACTGGATGCTGCAGGCGCGCCGCCGGGAGGAACCCGCTCTGGGCTTGTCGACGACCTTCGTTCCGATGTTCCGCGTCGAGCGCATTTTCCTCGACGAGCAGGTCGGTGAGGTCGAAAGTTACAGCCAGCGCTTCGAGCGAAGCGTTGGCCTGACGGTAGAGGAGTTCCTGGGCTTCGAGCGGGATTCCGAGATCCCGTCTTGATCGCGCTTCGCTTTGAGGCCGACTAGAACCGGACC is drawn from bacterium and contains these coding sequences:
- the mce gene encoding methylmalonyl-CoA epimerase, translated to MISGIDHVGIAVESIDEAKRFYQALGLEVAAVEEVPQDGVRVAMIPVGGTRIELLEAIRDDSPVAKFLQKRGEGIHHVCLATNDIRADDEQLRGAGAHLIREEPTCGAEGCWVQFVHPRSASGVLIELSQRDSGGASERERDG
- the meaB gene encoding methylmalonyl Co-A mutase-associated GTPase MeaB: MNLRRVRPDVAVLVMGVRERRTRRLAQAITLVESRRSERRDLIAALYDSVGNARVVGITGPPGAGKSTLVDRLAGELRKAGDTVGVLAIDPTSPFSGGAILGDRIRMQSHYTDEGVFIRSMATRGTMGGLAPASHDAIDILDAAGFDWILVETVGVGQDEVDIVRSVDTVVVVTLPGLGDDIQAIKAGLMEIADVFVINKADREGVDRSKHDLELMISMAEKPKWRPPIVTTVASRGEGIQRVIEEVGKHRAWLVETGEIRERRKTQLRLRLENLLKEKVLLLADEVVGLDAEVERGLSERDDPYLLADHVFAEVISASRLEEEAID